A single Phytohabitans houttuyneae DNA region contains:
- a CDS encoding YidH family protein encodes MYRSGQEPDARFTLANERTFLAWIRTALGLVAAGVAVKALLDGGLAQLAATVLVALGALVPTYAFLRWAVSERALRSGRPLPAMVFGPAIAVGLTVAGVVLLVAVIT; translated from the coding sequence GTGTACCGGTCCGGGCAGGAGCCGGATGCGCGGTTCACGCTGGCCAACGAGCGGACCTTTCTGGCTTGGATCCGCACCGCGCTCGGCCTGGTCGCCGCGGGGGTGGCGGTCAAGGCCCTGCTGGACGGTGGGCTGGCACAGCTGGCGGCAACGGTTCTGGTCGCCTTGGGAGCGCTCGTACCGACGTATGCGTTCCTGCGGTGGGCGGTCAGCGAGCGGGCGCTACGGTCCGGCCGGCCCTTGCCGGCGATGGTCTTCGGTCCGGCGATCGCGGTTGGGCTGACCGTGGCCGGTGTGGTTCTACTCGTGGCGGTCATCACGTGA
- a CDS encoding DUF202 domain-containing protein: MNRRSHAQLWSFGAQPERTALAWSRTALAGATLLGVLVRQLLPTHPVAGVALAVVAVPVVVAVVAAARARYRTGRRALRTDRALPDARLAAGCVLLTTLVALAAGLYVAAG, encoded by the coding sequence GTGAATCGCCGATCGCACGCCCAGTTGTGGAGCTTTGGAGCTCAACCGGAGCGCACTGCACTTGCCTGGTCGCGTACCGCGCTGGCCGGCGCCACCCTGCTGGGTGTGCTGGTCCGGCAGCTGTTGCCCACGCATCCGGTGGCCGGCGTCGCGCTCGCGGTGGTGGCTGTCCCCGTAGTGGTCGCGGTGGTTGCCGCTGCCCGCGCCCGCTACCGCACTGGACGCCGTGCCCTGCGTACCGATCGTGCACTGCCTGACGCCAGACTCGCCGCCGGGTGCGTCCTGCTGACCACCCTGGTCGCCCTGGCCGCCGGCCTGTACGTCGCCGCCGGGTAA
- a CDS encoding universal stress protein, producing the protein MATHPIVVGYDASKGAHAAFEWALDEGGRTGAPVSLIYAFEWPAAGGPIHLAESSWVNDGARQDAQQMMAAAVARAGETHPAVPVTGTVIGGAATVVLMDQSRQACLVVLGSRGHGGFTGLMIGSTSLTVSAHAHCPVVVVREAEPASDASVVVGVDGSQCAMLAAEFAFAEAVTRGAGVRVVRAWTPPAPRWSPPDLDPEELAVAEQTEAQETIVTLREKYPQVSSSIHVIAGHAGRVLVEASHTAQLVVVGTRGRGGLRGMLLGSVSQQLLHHAHCPVAVVRELPSP; encoded by the coding sequence ATGGCCACACACCCCATCGTCGTCGGATACGACGCGTCCAAGGGTGCCCATGCCGCGTTCGAGTGGGCACTGGACGAGGGAGGGCGCACTGGCGCACCCGTCTCCCTGATCTACGCCTTCGAATGGCCGGCGGCGGGCGGTCCGATCCACCTGGCCGAGTCGAGCTGGGTCAACGACGGCGCCCGGCAGGACGCGCAGCAGATGATGGCCGCCGCGGTTGCCCGGGCCGGAGAGACGCACCCGGCCGTGCCGGTCACCGGCACGGTCATCGGCGGCGCCGCCACCGTGGTGCTCATGGACCAGTCCCGGCAGGCCTGCCTGGTGGTCCTTGGCAGCCGGGGGCACGGCGGCTTCACCGGCCTGATGATCGGGTCGACCAGCCTGACCGTTTCGGCGCACGCGCACTGCCCAGTCGTTGTCGTCCGCGAAGCCGAGCCCGCCAGCGACGCGTCCGTCGTGGTTGGTGTCGACGGCTCGCAGTGCGCCATGCTCGCCGCCGAGTTCGCCTTCGCCGAGGCCGTCACCCGCGGGGCCGGCGTTCGCGTCGTCCGCGCCTGGACACCACCGGCACCACGGTGGAGCCCGCCAGACCTCGACCCGGAGGAACTGGCTGTCGCCGAGCAGACGGAAGCTCAGGAGACGATCGTGACACTGCGGGAGAAGTATCCCCAGGTCTCGTCGAGCATCCACGTGATCGCGGGGCACGCCGGCCGCGTACTGGTCGAGGCGAGTCATACCGCCCAGCTCGTCGTGGTGGGCACCCGGGGACGTGGCGGCCTGCGCGGGATGCTGCTGGGCTCGGTCAGCCAGCAACTGCTGCACCACGCCCACTGCCCGGTCGCCGTCGTCCGGGAGCTGCCGTCGCCGTGA